The DNA segment AGAGCTTGAGCGTGGGCGGTGCATCCATCTCATCCAGCGCCTCATCGGCACTCAGGATGTCGCTTGGGCCATTGACCTTGGGCAGCAAGATCGCATCAGGCTTCATGCCGCGCGCGGCGATCAGGTCGTCCGCTCCCCACTCGCTCGACAAGGCATTGATCCGCACCACAGTCTCACATGAGGGCCGGGCGTCGGACAAGAGAAATGCGCGCAGCCGCTCTCGCGCCGCAGCCTTCTCAGCAGGCGCGACGGAATCTTCCAGGTCGAAGATAACTGCATCGCAATTCAGCGAGCCGGTCTTCTCCATGGCTTTGGGGTTGCTGGCGGGGCAGTAAAGGACCGACCGCCGCAGCTTGAAGGACGCGATTCTCATCGTTGCATTCATGATCGAGATACACCTTCTGCGCAAGTGGGCTTGCCGGGCTTTGCCTTGCCGCAAAGCTCGTGTAAATGATGCTTTGAGAGGAGTACCGTCGCGTACGCTTCACCGGATTCAAACAAGGTCTGTAACCATGAACAGCTTCACCACGCTCACCGGCGTTGCCGCCCCGCTGCCAATCGTCAATGTCGATACCGACATGATCATCCCGAAGGATTATCTCAAGACGATCAAGCGCACCGGTCTGGGCAAGGGGCTGTTTGCCGAAATGCGCTACAATGAGGACGGATCGGAAAATCCGGATTTCATCCTCAACCAGCAGGCCTATCGCAATGCGAAGATCCTGGTTGCAGGCGACAATTTCGGCTGCGGTTCAAGCCGCGAGCATGCGCCATGGGCGCTGGCCGATTTCGGCATCCGTTGCGTGATCTCCACCAGCTTTGCCGACATTTTCTACAACAACTGCTTCAAGAACGGCATCCTGCCCATCAAGGTCTCGGAAGAAGAGCTTGAGAAACTGATGGATGATGCCGAGCGCGGCTC comes from the Nitratireductor basaltis genome and includes:
- the leuD gene encoding 3-isopropylmalate dehydratase small subunit, whose protein sequence is MNSFTTLTGVAAPLPIVNVDTDMIIPKDYLKTIKRTGLGKGLFAEMRYNEDGSENPDFILNQQAYRNAKILVAGDNFGCGSSREHAPWALADFGIRCVISTSFADIFYNNCFKNGILPIKVSEEELEKLMDDAERGSNATLTVDLEKQEIHGPDGGVITFEIDAFKRHCLLNGLDDIGLTMEKAPAIEAFEGKYSETRPWA